ACATGAGAGCCATGAATCGTGTAATCCGTTTCTTCAATGGCGATTTTTAAAGCTCCTTCGGCAGTCGGGATAGAGTTTAAGATAGCAACATCATCTCTTGCAAAAATAGCCACAATGTTTCGTCCGGTTGTTTTTTTTATGTATTCTAAAAAGGGAGTGATAATGCCAGAATAAATGCAGCAGTTTTCCTTTGTTTTGCGGAACATATCCTCCGTCAAATAAATGTCTTCACTGGAAAACTTGGATTCTGCTTTTCCATCATTGCCGATACCTGGGATAGGCAAAAGGATGCTGTCCAAACTGCTGAAGTCAACTTCTGAGATATGCTGTTTGCATACATTGGCATACTCAAGCTGTACATTTTCAAAACCTGTTAATATAATCTGTCCAGCTGATTTGGCAAGCTTTTCGATTACATGCAGCTGACGCTGATCACCGCCGATAATCAGAATTGTATGTTGGTTAATCATCTAATCCCTCCTGAAAATTAAATTAGCACACTACTAATAATAATAGCCAATTGTAAAAAATAGTCCTGTAGTTATGATAATATATATTTTCATAGAACAAAGTTTTTTCAAATTTTTGTTAGAAATTATAGAATTTATCATCTCCATGTGGGATTTTTTTTGTTATGATATAATTTTAGTGAAGTGTGAGAAAAGCACTATTTATTGTGATAAATTAACATTTAATATAAAAGGATGGAAACAGGAGCAATTTATAATGGAGAAAGCAGCTATTGATTTTAATTTAATGAAAGCTAAGTTCCGCGAAAATGGCTTGCAGCCTACCGCTATTACTGTTTTTTCGGAAAGATTAAATGAAGAGGAATTATTACAAAAGCATATGCAGTACCAGGAAATCTTGGATGTGGTCATCTATTTTCTCGATAAATTCCTCGATTCGTTAAAAGAGATGCCTATAATCGCTTCTGTCTGTGATGCAGAGGGGTATCTGTTAAAAAATCTTGGTCATGAGCAGAGCATGCGGGATGCTGAAGCTCTCGGAATTAAAGAAGGAGTTCGCTTTACAGAAGAGGATTGCGGCATTGATGCGATTTCCTTGACGTTAAAGCACAAAAAAAGTGTAGAAATCGTAGGAACTCAGCATTACCATGAATATCTCCATCGTAAAGCCTGCTATGCTGTGCCGATTATCGACTGGACAGAGGATAAGGTTCTTGGAACGATTTCCATTATGACTGATATCGAGCATGCAAGCCCTCTTATGCTGACCCTTTTGTCAACGGTCAACCAAACGATTGAACGGGAAATTGATTTAATCAGACAAAACCATGAGCTGAACATATTAAACAAAATAATTATGGATACAACAAGAAATGGAATATTGGTTGCCGCTCAAAGCGGAAAGCTGATTGCCTTCAATGCATATGCTGAACATATAACAGGCTGGAAAAAGGAGAACATTATTGGTGCAAGCCATTTAACCCTGGAGTATTTCGGTGAATATTTGCAGAATGTCTTGTTAACAAAAAGGCCGTATACAGATATAGAAATAACCTTTACACGGGAAAAAGATCAGGAAGCTCTAATTTTTTTGCTTGATTGTTTTCCTATTTTCTTGAATAACGGCACACTTGTTGGAGCTTTTGCCCAATTCAGAGATTATACCGAAAAGAAGAATACAGAAAAGCTGCTGCTAAATTCAGAAAAGCTGACAGCTGTCGGCCAAATGGCTGCAAGTGTTGCACATGAAATCCGCAACCCGCTGACAACTATTCAAGGTTTTATTCAATATTTGGAAAAAGACTTTCGGGAAAAGTCGCATTATGACCTTATCATGTCAGAGCTAAAGCGCATTAACTTTATTGTTAGTGAGTTTCTGATTTTGTCCAAGCCGCACGCTGTCCATTTCATTAATCAGGATTTGCAGAAAATTATGGATGAGACAGTTTCTCTCTTTCAGGCGAGTGCAAACATGAACAATATACTAATAGAAAAAAACTATGCTCAAGATAATATCTTTGTCCAATGTGATGAAAATCAATTAAAGCAAGTCTTCATGAACGTCTTCAAAAATAGTGTAGAAGCATTGCCTTATGGGGGAAATATTAAAATTCGCACAAATGTGACAGAGGATAAAGAAGCGATTATTCAAATAGAGGATAATGGGATTGGCATGACACCAGCACAAATAAAAAGACTCGGCCTTCCGTTTTATACGACAAAGGATACTGGCACTGGCTTAGGGTATATGGTGATCATTAAAATCATTGAACAGCATCAAGGCCATCTTCATATTGAGAGTTCTGTGAATAAAGGAACGACAATTGAAATCAGGCTCCCGCTTAGTTAATATAACAAACTATAATAAAGACCGCCGCAGATTGCGTATCTGCGGCGGTCTTTATTGTTAATATTTATATTGCTTAATTATTTCATGAAGTTCATCTGCCATGACAGACAGAGTGTGAGAAGCTGACGTAATCTCCTCCATTGCTGCAAGCTGCTCTTGTGTAGAGGCAGCAACTTCTTCTGATGAGGCTGCATTGCTTTTGGCAATATCTGAAACTTCATAGGCCGTTCCTTCCACTACTTGAACAACTGTAAGCATAGTCTTAATCGTGTCAGCTACAACGTCCATTTTCGGATTGATATCTTTCATACTGGAAAGAATATCGCTGAATTTTTGAATGGCATCCTCCGAAACAGACAACCCGCTTTGCACATTGTCAACAACGGTAGACATTTTTTGCACAGTATTTTCTGTGTCCTGCTGGATTGCCTTAATTAATTCGGAAATCTGGCTTGCTGAATTCTGAGACTGTTCAGCGAGTTTGCGAACTTCTTCTGCTACAACAGCAAAACCTTTCCCAGACTCACCAGCCCGAGCTGCTTCTATAGCAGCATTCAAAGCAAGGAGATTTGTTTGCTCTGATATTGCTGTGATAACACCAAGTATGGAGCCAATTTCTTTAGAACGGTCATACAAGGAACGTATTACTGTATTAGAATCTAATACAGAGGCATGAATTAGGTTCATTTGATCGACAGTCTGCTTAACAGAATGGCCGCCTTCTTCTGCTTTTTCTGTAGTTGCTCTCGTTAATTCCGAAACAGCTGCAGTACTTTCAGCAATAGATGCTGTACCAGCAGAGATTTTACCTACTGACATAATATTTTCATCCATTCCAGCTGTCTGCTTTTCTGCATTGCTTGCTACCTCTTGGATGGCATCTGCGACTTGTTCTGTTGCTTCACTTGTTTGGACTGCGCTTGCATTCAGCTCTTCTGCTGAGGCGGCAACATGTACTGCATTTTGTTCAACGTTTCTTAACAAACCGCGCAAGCTTGTCTGCATGTCAATGAAAGTCGCAGTAAGGTCGGCGATTTCATCATTTGATTTTACGTGAATTTCTTCTGTTAAATCACCGCTGCTGATTTTCTGTGCTGTTTGTTGCAGTGATTTCACTCGAATAACAATCGATCGTACAATCAGCATGACGATGGCTGCGCCAACAATCACTGCGGCAGCAATCACGAGGAAGGTCGTGTTTAGGATTGGGGCAGCAGCGTCCTCTGTTTCAGATGAAAACATTGTGCCTGCCACTTTCCAGCCTGTCAGCTTATTTGTTGTGAAATACATAACGCTTTTTTCGCTGTCAGCAGTATAATTTATAATACCGCTATCTGATTCGAACATCTTCTTATAATAGCTTTGCTCCGCTTTAGCACCAGCCTCCTCAAGCGGATTCACAATGAACAGTTGCTGTGTATCAAGCAGGATAGCATAACCATCCTCACCGATATTTACGCTTTTTGCTGTTTCCTCGAGTTTTTGAATGTTGATATCAATCGCGACAACACCGCTTGAGTCAGCAATCTTTTTCGTTACTGTTACAATCATTTCTCCAGTGCTTGCATCTTTATAAGGACTTGTAACAACAACATCATTATTGTTCATACCATCTTGATACCATGGTCTTTCACGCGGGTCAAAATCGCTTGGCAAATCCGTTTTAGGATATGAGATCATCTGACCATCCGTTGTGCCAATATAGATGGTTTGCACCTCCGGATGTAAGCCGATATATTGAGTAAACTTTTGCAATGCTTCAGAATTATCTCCGCCTTCATACATATCAGTATTCAGCAGATCAGCAAAAAAGCTTGCATCATGTATCTTTGGGGAAAGGGTATTGTCTATATTTGAATTAAGAAGCTTTACATTTTCTTCCGCACTTTTTAATAAACTGTTTTCCAGTTCATGTTTTGCGCTGTTATAGGAAAGGAATCCTACTAATACTGTTGGAAGTAAAAGAATAACAGCAAAAGCAGTGTATAGCTTAGATCTTAAATTCCATTTGAAGTTCATTTTTTTCATGATGCTTCTCCTTAAGTGAAATTTAGATTACTTGCAACTATTTAACGTTGTTAAGCAATCTTATTAAGATTTATTTCGGCACATCAACATTATAGTTAAGCACTGCTTCTGAAAAATTTTAATTAGTGCCAAAATTCCTAAAATGAAAATGCTTTATTTGTAAAAATTTTAATTTTGTGGATATAAAATAAATGATCTGATTTTAGGCTTGCATTTGGAAGGAAAAGGAGTTATATTATCATTAACAAGTAATTATTGAATTACAAATTACTGATTGATAAGAGGGTTTATAAGCATGAAATATAAAACAGAAAAAGAAGTTCTGGCAAACTATGATTCGGCAAAGTACCGAACTCCAGACGGCTATACTGCTGATATTGCCATTTTCACAATCGTCTCAGAAAGAAAAGAAGAAAAGGCACCTCCAATAATGACATTAAAACTGTTACTCATAAAGCGGGCAGACGCGGATAACGACGGAAACCCAAATATTGAGGGCGGAAAATGGGCTCTTCCTGGGGGCTTTGTTGATGCAATCAAAGGAGAAACAGCTTTAGAAGCTGCGAAAAGGGAATTAAAGGAAGAGACAAATGTTGATGGTTTGCATATTAAGCATTTTGGTGTGTATGACAATGTCACAAGAGATCCACGGGGCTGGATGATTTCCAATGCTTTTTACGCCATTGTTCCTGAGGAATATATTCAAAAGCGCGAGGCGAACGATGACGCAGCAGAAGTGGAGCTGTTTGATATGGAAGAGGTAACTCAGTTGAAATTAGCTTTTGATCACGAAAAAATTATTGCAGATGCCCATATGTTTATAAAACGTGACATGATTACCACAACTGCAGCAAAAAGCTTCTTGCCAAAGGAATTTACATTGTCTGAGCTGCAGCGCGTTTTGTTGACGGTAGGAGAAGACCCTAGAATCTCAAATGATTCCGTTTTTTTCACAAAGGCGCCAAAGCTTCCGTTCATTGAAAAAGCATTAGATGCAGACGGAACGCCGAAAAAAACGAAAAGGAATTCATTCAGACCATCACAGCTGTATGTTTTTAATGATTTTGAAATAGTGGAATCCATTTATCATTAATATCTGAAAAGAAGGAAAGAGAGCAGCTTTCCTCCTTCTCTTTAAGGTTAGTAATTTGTAAATTGTTAATTACAAATAACTTTAAAATTCTAAATCAGCAAATTTTTAGTTAAGGGAGGAATAATCTATGGTGAATAAGGCGTTAATAAATATTGACTATACATTCGATTTTGCTGCCGTGGACGGGCGATTATCTTGCGGGGAAAAGGGGCAATTAATAGAAAGAGAAGTTTCAGCCATTACGGAAAGATTTATACAAAACGGTGATTTTACAGTGTTTGCA
This DNA window, taken from Niallia sp. Man26, encodes the following:
- the dpsA gene encoding dipicolinate synthase subunit DpsA, coding for MINQHTILIIGGDQRQLHVIEKLAKSAGQIILTGFENVQLEYANVCKQHISEVDFSSLDSILLPIPGIGNDGKAESKFSSEDIYLTEDMFRKTKENCCIYSGIITPFLEYIKKTTGRNIVAIFARDDVAILNSIPTAEGALKIAIEETDYTIHGSHVLVLGFGRVGMTVARLFSNLGAVVSVAVRESADRARVQEMGLTPVLFKHLPDELDQQNILINTVPFHVLTKQLLDKLSDQTLIIDLASRPGGTDFAYAKEKGISAIHALGLPAKVAPVTAGEIIADIILE
- a CDS encoding ATP-binding protein, with the translated sequence MEKAAIDFNLMKAKFRENGLQPTAITVFSERLNEEELLQKHMQYQEILDVVIYFLDKFLDSLKEMPIIASVCDAEGYLLKNLGHEQSMRDAEALGIKEGVRFTEEDCGIDAISLTLKHKKSVEIVGTQHYHEYLHRKACYAVPIIDWTEDKVLGTISIMTDIEHASPLMLTLLSTVNQTIEREIDLIRQNHELNILNKIIMDTTRNGILVAAQSGKLIAFNAYAEHITGWKKENIIGASHLTLEYFGEYLQNVLLTKRPYTDIEITFTREKDQEALIFLLDCFPIFLNNGTLVGAFAQFRDYTEKKNTEKLLLNSEKLTAVGQMAASVAHEIRNPLTTIQGFIQYLEKDFREKSHYDLIMSELKRINFIVSEFLILSKPHAVHFINQDLQKIMDETVSLFQASANMNNILIEKNYAQDNIFVQCDENQLKQVFMNVFKNSVEALPYGGNIKIRTNVTEDKEAIIQIEDNGIGMTPAQIKRLGLPFYTTKDTGTGLGYMVIIKIIEQHQGHLHIESSVNKGTTIEIRLPLS
- a CDS encoding methyl-accepting chemotaxis protein — its product is MKKMNFKWNLRSKLYTAFAVILLLPTVLVGFLSYNSAKHELENSLLKSAEENVKLLNSNIDNTLSPKIHDASFFADLLNTDMYEGGDNSEALQKFTQYIGLHPEVQTIYIGTTDGQMISYPKTDLPSDFDPRERPWYQDGMNNNDVVVTSPYKDASTGEMIVTVTKKIADSSGVVAIDINIQKLEETAKSVNIGEDGYAILLDTQQLFIVNPLEEAGAKAEQSYYKKMFESDSGIINYTADSEKSVMYFTTNKLTGWKVAGTMFSSETEDAAAPILNTTFLVIAAAVIVGAAIVMLIVRSIVIRVKSLQQTAQKISSGDLTEEIHVKSNDEIADLTATFIDMQTSLRGLLRNVEQNAVHVAASAEELNASAVQTSEATEQVADAIQEVASNAEKQTAGMDENIMSVGKISAGTASIAESTAAVSELTRATTEKAEEGGHSVKQTVDQMNLIHASVLDSNTVIRSLYDRSKEIGSILGVITAISEQTNLLALNAAIEAARAGESGKGFAVVAEEVRKLAEQSQNSASQISELIKAIQQDTENTVQKMSTVVDNVQSGLSVSEDAIQKFSDILSSMKDINPKMDVVADTIKTMLTVVQVVEGTAYEVSDIAKSNAASSEEVAASTQEQLAAMEEITSASHTLSVMADELHEIIKQYKY
- a CDS encoding NUDIX domain-containing protein — protein: MKYKTEKEVLANYDSAKYRTPDGYTADIAIFTIVSERKEEKAPPIMTLKLLLIKRADADNDGNPNIEGGKWALPGGFVDAIKGETALEAAKRELKEETNVDGLHIKHFGVYDNVTRDPRGWMISNAFYAIVPEEYIQKREANDDAAEVELFDMEEVTQLKLAFDHEKIIADAHMFIKRDMITTTAAKSFLPKEFTLSELQRVLLTVGEDPRISNDSVFFTKAPKLPFIEKALDADGTPKKTKRNSFRPSQLYVFNDFEIVESIYH